Proteins co-encoded in one Acinetobacter lwoffii genomic window:
- a CDS encoding DUF378 domain-containing protein, whose protein sequence is MRLNTIDWIAYALTIIGGINWGLIGAFDFNLVAAIFGDMSALSRIVYVLVGLSALYLIYTGTKLGKTVHHTDHHTNIVR, encoded by the coding sequence ATGAGATTAAATACGATTGACTGGATTGCTTATGCTTTAACAATCATTGGTGGCATTAATTGGGGTTTAATTGGTGCATTCGATTTTAATTTGGTCGCTGCAATCTTTGGTGATATGAGCGCCTTATCTCGAATTGTTTATGTATTGGTTGGTTTGTCGGCATTGTACCTGATTTATACAGGAACGAAGTTGGGTAAAACAGTACACCACACAGATCATCATACCAATATTGTGCGTTAA
- the pepP gene encoding Xaa-Pro aminopeptidase: MKKLTQAVFEERRAILAGEIGLRSIAIIATSPVAMRNRDADYKYRADSSFFYLTGFAEPEAVAVIETFDTEEEGYSYSLFCRERNREMEIWNGYRAGIDGAIQDYDADEAYAIDLLDEEILEKLQNKDQLFYRIGQHAEFDARVAKWIATASGESRRGTSAPAQIIQLDRIVDEMRLHKDANEIELMQIASDISADAHTQAMLAIRPGMMEYALEAELNYIFGKNGGVPAYNSIVGGGENACILHYVENDKELKDGDLVLIDAAAEYQLYASDITRTFPVNGKFSPEQKALYNVVLDAQIAAINAVQIGNSYKEPHNVAVRILVQGLLDLGLMQGNIDEIIEKEAFRQFYMHGTGHWLGMDVHDVGAYKVDGEWRSYEEGMVVTVEPGLYIAPDDETVDAKWRGIGIRIEDDVVATANGPLVLTAKVVKTVEEIEALMAKARAA, encoded by the coding sequence ATGAAGAAATTGACACAGGCAGTTTTTGAGGAGCGTCGCGCAATCCTCGCAGGGGAAATCGGTTTACGCAGTATCGCTATTATCGCGACCAGTCCGGTAGCTATGCGTAACCGTGATGCAGATTATAAATACCGTGCAGACAGTAGTTTCTTCTATTTAACCGGATTCGCGGAACCTGAAGCTGTGGCTGTGATTGAAACCTTTGACACTGAAGAAGAAGGCTATAGCTACAGTTTGTTCTGTCGTGAACGCAACCGTGAAATGGAAATCTGGAATGGCTACCGCGCGGGTATTGATGGGGCTATTCAGGATTATGATGCAGATGAAGCCTATGCGATTGATCTGCTGGATGAAGAAATCTTAGAAAAGTTACAAAATAAAGATCAGTTATTTTATCGCATTGGACAGCATGCAGAGTTTGATGCGCGTGTCGCCAAATGGATTGCGACTGCAAGTGGTGAAAGCCGTCGTGGGACTTCTGCGCCAGCGCAAATAATTCAGCTGGACCGTATTGTCGATGAAATGCGTCTGCATAAAGATGCAAATGAAATTGAATTGATGCAGATTGCTTCTGATATTTCTGCTGATGCACATACTCAAGCGATGCTAGCAATACGTCCGGGCATGATGGAATATGCGCTGGAAGCCGAGCTGAATTATATCTTTGGCAAAAATGGCGGTGTTCCGGCCTACAACAGTATTGTCGGTGGTGGTGAGAATGCCTGCATCCTGCACTATGTAGAAAATGACAAAGAACTGAAAGATGGCGATTTAGTCCTGATTGATGCTGCAGCTGAATATCAGCTTTATGCTTCAGACATTACCCGTACCTTTCCGGTAAATGGTAAATTCAGTCCGGAACAGAAAGCCTTATATAACGTAGTACTGGATGCTCAAATCGCTGCGATCAATGCCGTGCAAATTGGTAACTCGTATAAAGAACCTCACAATGTTGCAGTGCGTATTTTGGTGCAGGGTTTGCTCGATCTTGGCTTGATGCAGGGTAATATCGACGAGATTATAGAAAAAGAAGCTTTTCGTCAGTTCTACATGCATGGTACGGGACATTGGCTCGGTATGGATGTGCATGATGTCGGTGCTTATAAGGTGGACGGTGAATGGCGCTCGTATGAAGAGGGTATGGTCGTGACCGTTGAGCCGGGTCTTTATATCGCGCCTGATGATGAAACAGTAGATGCTAAATGGCGTGGAATTGGCATTAGGATTGAAGATGATGTGGTGGCCACTGCAAATGGCCCGCTAGTTTTAACCGCGAAAGTCGTCAAAACGGTAGAAGAGATTGAGGCATTAATGGCGAAAGCCCGCGCTGCCTAA
- a CDS encoding UPF0149 family protein, giving the protein MQDDISGWTEWHRNFSSIEEISSPSELHGLLTGIVCVTQAPSSEEWLQILETLDVPELDAEALELLAGEAEDVFHALSEDELDYLPLLPDDEHVLSERVQALADWCAGVVLGFGLASGHIRQDEVELIEHLQDVAAVEFEDSDDDAEGEESYQELYEFVRLIPVSLSLGRKKVEVEETPLLQQFSQKNQPKVATTEAQSVVEIFSPKRPS; this is encoded by the coding sequence ATGCAAGACGATATTTCAGGTTGGACCGAATGGCACCGCAATTTTTCTTCAATTGAGGAAATTTCTAGCCCTAGCGAACTACATGGTTTGCTGACTGGCATTGTTTGTGTCACCCAGGCGCCAAGCAGTGAAGAGTGGTTACAGATTTTAGAAACACTGGATGTACCTGAACTGGATGCCGAAGCATTAGAGTTGTTGGCGGGCGAAGCTGAAGATGTGTTCCATGCATTGTCTGAAGATGAGCTGGATTATTTACCTTTGCTGCCTGATGATGAGCATGTGCTTTCAGAACGCGTACAGGCTCTGGCGGACTGGTGTGCAGGCGTGGTCTTAGGTTTCGGACTGGCTTCAGGACATATCCGTCAGGATGAAGTTGAGCTGATTGAACATTTACAAGATGTAGCCGCAGTTGAATTTGAAGACTCAGACGATGATGCTGAAGGTGAAGAAAGCTATCAGGAATTGTACGAATTTGTGCGTCTGATTCCTGTCAGTCTGTCTTTAGGGCGTAAAAAGGTCGAAGTTGAAGAAACGCCACTCTTACAGCAATTTAGTCAAAAAAATCAGCCTAAAGTCGCTACTACAGAAGCGCAAAGTGTAGTCGAGATTTTCTCGCCTAAACGTCCAAGCTGA
- a CDS encoding cell division protein ZapA, with protein sequence MSEQIAIDLRVLGHSFRLASTPDKQEELERAAQLLNDKYDEFRRKAPRMEPSKLIIMVALELMQEVLNMNRSLQQYAHCERLLQTILEEVEELTE encoded by the coding sequence ATGAGTGAACAAATTGCAATTGATCTCAGAGTATTGGGGCATAGTTTCCGTCTGGCCTCTACTCCTGACAAGCAGGAAGAATTAGAGCGCGCAGCACAGTTATTGAATGACAAATATGATGAATTTCGCCGTAAAGCGCCACGCATGGAACCTAGTAAGCTGATTATTATGGTGGCACTTGAGCTGATGCAGGAGGTTTTGAATATGAATAGATCACTGCAACAATATGCGCATTGCGAGCGTTTGTTACAAACTATTTTAGAAGAAGTTGAAGAACTGACTGAATAA
- a CDS encoding YqaE/Pmp3 family membrane protein, with protein sequence MKSIVAFIFPWSLFMALHRPAEATVCLMLQISILGWIPAAIWAMHTLYRDKIA encoded by the coding sequence ATGAAATCAATTGTTGCATTTATTTTCCCTTGGTCATTATTTATGGCCCTTCATCGACCAGCCGAAGCCACAGTATGCTTAATGCTTCAGATTTCGATTTTAGGCTGGATTCCTGCTGCAATCTGGGCCATGCATACTTTATATCGGGATAAAATAGCCTGA
- a CDS encoding PQQ-dependent sugar dehydrogenase yields the protein MTGCAMPSKSPINDSYGSQPHLPKPKSSLLPTVNIAPAKGWPEGKMPTPATGLKVQAFAKGLRHPRWLYVLPNGDVLVAETDAPPKPDDSKGIKGKIMKWVMQRAGSSHPSTNRISLLRDSNGDGVAEQKTVFLQNLNSPFGMALIGNTLYVANTDALMRFPYHNGMTQITAAGTKVLDLPAGRLNHHWTKNVIANPAGNKLYITVGSNSNVAENGLEQEQGRALIMEFDITSAQVRPFATGLRNPNGMDWQPQSGTLWTVVNERDELGNDLVPDYLTSVKEGAFYGWPYSYYGQHVDTRVKPQNPAQVARAILPDYALGNHTASLGLAFYKADLMPQYRNGALIGQHGSWNRKPHSGYKVIFIPFQNGQPMGPPQDVLTGFLSDQGDAYGRPVGVAVDSSGAILVADDVGDVIWRVSPLCTPAAVSK from the coding sequence ATGACTGGATGTGCCATGCCTTCCAAGTCGCCTATCAATGACAGTTATGGTTCCCAGCCACATTTGCCCAAACCAAAATCAAGCTTGCTGCCTACGGTCAATATTGCACCTGCTAAAGGTTGGCCTGAAGGTAAAATGCCGACACCAGCGACAGGTTTAAAAGTTCAGGCCTTTGCCAAAGGACTGCGACATCCGCGCTGGCTGTATGTATTGCCGAATGGTGATGTACTGGTGGCCGAAACCGATGCACCGCCCAAGCCCGATGACAGCAAAGGGATCAAAGGCAAAATTATGAAATGGGTGATGCAACGTGCCGGCTCATCGCATCCCAGTACCAACCGCATCAGTCTGCTTCGCGATAGCAATGGAGATGGGGTAGCTGAACAAAAAACCGTATTTTTACAGAATCTCAATTCTCCATTTGGCATGGCGCTGATTGGTAATACATTGTATGTAGCCAATACTGATGCGCTGATGCGCTTTCCTTATCATAACGGGATGACTCAAATCACAGCAGCCGGTACCAAGGTGCTGGATTTACCGGCAGGCCGTTTAAACCATCACTGGACCAAAAATGTCATTGCCAATCCTGCAGGCAATAAACTTTATATCACAGTGGGTTCCAACAGTAATGTAGCTGAAAATGGCTTAGAGCAAGAGCAGGGCCGAGCACTGATCATGGAATTTGACATCACCAGTGCTCAAGTACGACCTTTTGCTACCGGACTGCGTAATCCGAATGGCATGGATTGGCAACCCCAGAGCGGCACACTTTGGACGGTGGTGAATGAACGTGATGAGCTCGGCAATGATCTGGTTCCTGATTATCTGACCTCTGTCAAAGAAGGCGCTTTTTATGGCTGGCCCTATAGTTATTATGGCCAACATGTAGATACGCGGGTCAAACCGCAAAACCCTGCGCAAGTTGCGCGGGCAATTCTACCGGATTATGCATTGGGCAATCATACTGCGTCATTGGGCTTGGCCTTCTATAAGGCAGATCTGATGCCTCAATATCGAAACGGTGCGCTGATTGGCCAGCATGGTTCATGGAACCGCAAACCGCACAGTGGCTATAAAGTGATTTTTATTCCCTTTCAAAATGGACAACCGATGGGCCCACCTCAAGATGTCTTGACTGGATTTTTAAGTGATCAGGGCGATGCATATGGGCGACCGGTCGGTGTGGCGGTAGATTCTTCAGGTGCCATTTTGGTTGCTGATGATGTCGGTGATGTGATTTGGCGAGTATCACCCTTGTGTACACCAGCTGCAGTAAGTAAATAA
- a CDS encoding GntR family transcriptional regulator, whose amino-acid sequence MTIVRNPSTKATGKSSDNLSELVFQKIKNDIFDFKLMPGERFTESEIAESYAVSRTPIRQALYRLQQEGYVEVQFRSGWQVRPLNFKAYEELYDLRILLECYAVEQLCQMPKDQLKAALEILIQTWCVQPEQYVYDLRQLSAQDEAFHCHLVFAAGNAEIAKIHSEISEKIRIIRRLDFSKDYRVTATYAEHQQILKALLAQDAVACLSILEAHIRHSRNEVKKITLEMLSCRPA is encoded by the coding sequence ATGACTATTGTTCGCAATCCAAGTACTAAAGCGACCGGAAAAAGCTCAGACAATCTGTCTGAGCTGGTTTTCCAGAAAATTAAAAATGATATTTTTGACTTTAAGCTGATGCCGGGAGAGCGGTTTACCGAATCAGAGATTGCTGAAAGCTATGCCGTAAGCCGTACCCCCATTCGGCAAGCCTTATATCGTTTGCAGCAGGAAGGCTATGTCGAGGTGCAGTTTAGAAGTGGCTGGCAGGTCCGGCCACTAAATTTTAAAGCTTATGAAGAACTGTATGATCTGCGAATTTTGCTGGAATGTTATGCAGTCGAGCAACTGTGTCAGATGCCCAAAGACCAGTTGAAAGCTGCTCTAGAAATTTTGATTCAAACCTGGTGTGTTCAACCAGAACAGTATGTTTATGATCTCAGGCAGCTATCTGCACAAGATGAAGCATTTCATTGTCATTTAGTATTTGCAGCCGGCAATGCAGAAATAGCGAAAATTCACAGTGAGATCAGCGAGAAAATTCGGATCATACGTCGTCTGGATTTTTCCAAGGATTATCGGGTTACAGCGACCTATGCCGAGCATCAACAAATTTTAAAGGCGCTGCTTGCCCAAGATGCAGTCGCTTGTCTTTCTATATTAGAGGCTCATATTCGACACAGCCGTAATGAGGTAAAAAAAATTACTTTGGAAATGTTGTCCTGCCGTCCTGCGTAA
- the uca gene encoding urea carboxylase, translating into MFKTVLIANRGEIAVRAIRTLKKMGVTSIAVYSETDRYAQHVIDADIAVSLEGTKPSDTYLSIEKLIAAAKNTGAEAIFPGYGFLSESADFARACEENNIAFMGPTAEQILEFGLKHRARELAAAANVPMTPGTGLLNSLDEALAEAEKIGYPIMLKSTAGGGGIGLTRCDDAEALQEAYESVKRLGEQFFKDAGVFLERFLDKARHVEVQIFGDGQGQVVALGERDCSLQRRNQKVVEETPAAQLPEATRQKLHQAAVELGKSVKYRSAGTVEFIYDAARDEFYFLEVNTRLQVEHPVTEMVTSLDLIECMLKVAAGDTLDWKHLSNIQPRGAAIEVRIYAEDPVKNFQPSPGILTDVFFSENVRVDTWVSTGTEISQYFDPMVAKIIVHAEDRETAITALKAALAETRLNGISTNLDYVHTVISDPRFEQMQIWTRMLDDFKYVPNVIEVIQPGTQSSIQDYPGRVGYWDIGVPPSGPMDDYAFRLANKIVGNAEAAAGFEFTLQGPTLKFHADNIIALTGAPCPVSLDDEAVNFWQPIQVKAGETLKIGQVESGCRTYLAVRNGLNVPEYLGSRSTFALGNFGGHAGRVLRAGDMVKMVNPDLPADGLPLAIAEPEALATDLIPSYGKEWKIGVLYGPHGAPDFFKAEYIEEFFASSWKVHFNSNRLGIRLTGPTPSWARENGGEAGLHPSNVHDCEYAIGAINFTGDFPVILAKDGPSLGGFVCPVTIAKAELWKIGQLKADDTISFYPISVEQANALERQQIQTLQNFAKAEMPYEAEVVAVQAESILALREATPDAPKAVYRQAGDSYILLEYGDNVLDLALRLRVHRLMQLIREADLDGILELSPGVRSLQIKYDGLRLSQQQLIHFLLGLEEQMGDLRDIKIPSRIIHLPMAFEDSATLGAVERYQESVCATAPWLPNNIDFIQRINGLSHRQQVKDIIFNANYLILGLGDVYLTAPCAVPIDPRHRLLSSKYNPARTFTAEGTVGIGGMYMCIYGMDSPGGYQLIGRTVPIWNKFKKNKQFGDQQWFLRFFDQIKYYEVTEAELDQFRADFAHGLAEIKIEECEFDFAAYQDFLAAEQDSIATFKAQQQAAFSAEVERWKDEFDAPVEIEVLQDDADYSQYVPLNASMTGNIWKIFVEAGQIVKKGDTVAIIEAMKMELPVYADDDGIVKAIICRSGQTVHSGEPLVYME; encoded by the coding sequence ATGTTTAAAACTGTACTGATTGCAAACCGGGGCGAAATTGCCGTTCGTGCCATTCGCACATTAAAAAAAATGGGCGTAACCAGTATAGCCGTCTATTCAGAAACGGACCGTTATGCACAGCATGTGATTGATGCAGATATTGCAGTGTCCTTAGAAGGGACCAAACCTAGCGATACCTATTTGAGTATCGAAAAACTGATTGCTGCAGCCAAAAATACCGGAGCCGAAGCAATTTTCCCGGGTTATGGGTTTCTGTCAGAAAGTGCTGATTTTGCCCGTGCCTGCGAAGAAAATAATATTGCTTTCATGGGACCAACAGCTGAGCAAATTTTAGAGTTTGGTTTAAAACATCGTGCCCGTGAACTTGCTGCAGCTGCCAATGTACCGATGACTCCCGGTACAGGTCTGCTAAATAGTCTGGACGAAGCTTTGGCAGAAGCTGAAAAAATTGGTTATCCAATTATGCTGAAAAGTACAGCAGGCGGTGGCGGAATTGGCTTGACCCGTTGTGATGATGCCGAGGCACTTCAGGAGGCTTATGAAAGTGTAAAACGTCTGGGCGAGCAGTTCTTTAAAGATGCCGGAGTATTTTTAGAACGCTTTCTCGATAAAGCCCGTCATGTCGAAGTACAGATTTTTGGGGATGGTCAGGGGCAAGTGGTGGCTTTGGGCGAGCGTGACTGTTCACTGCAGCGCCGTAATCAGAAGGTTGTGGAAGAAACACCAGCGGCACAGTTACCTGAAGCAACCCGTCAAAAATTGCATCAGGCGGCAGTTGAACTGGGTAAATCGGTGAAATATCGCAGTGCCGGTACGGTTGAGTTTATTTACGATGCAGCACGTGACGAGTTTTATTTCCTTGAAGTGAATACCCGTTTGCAGGTAGAGCATCCGGTGACTGAAATGGTGACCAGTTTAGACCTGATTGAATGCATGTTGAAAGTTGCAGCAGGCGATACTCTGGATTGGAAGCATCTAAGCAATATTCAGCCTCGGGGTGCAGCGATTGAAGTACGCATCTATGCAGAAGATCCAGTCAAGAATTTCCAGCCGAGTCCAGGGATTTTGACCGATGTCTTTTTTTCGGAAAATGTCCGCGTTGATACCTGGGTGAGTACTGGTACTGAAATTTCCCAATATTTTGACCCGATGGTTGCCAAGATTATTGTGCATGCTGAAGATCGTGAAACTGCGATTACAGCTCTTAAAGCGGCACTAGCTGAAACTCGCTTGAATGGTATTAGTACCAATCTGGATTATGTCCATACCGTCATTTCAGATCCGCGTTTTGAACAGATGCAGATCTGGACACGCATGCTGGATGATTTCAAGTATGTGCCGAATGTGATTGAGGTGATTCAGCCGGGTACACAAAGTTCGATTCAGGATTATCCGGGTCGTGTCGGGTATTGGGATATCGGTGTACCGCCTTCAGGCCCAATGGATGATTATGCCTTCCGGCTGGCCAATAAAATTGTTGGGAATGCCGAGGCCGCCGCTGGATTTGAATTTACCCTGCAAGGTCCGACCCTCAAGTTTCATGCAGACAATATCATTGCTTTAACTGGCGCACCTTGTCCGGTAAGTCTGGATGATGAAGCAGTAAATTTCTGGCAGCCTATTCAGGTAAAAGCAGGAGAAACCCTAAAAATCGGACAGGTTGAATCTGGATGCCGGACCTACCTGGCTGTGCGAAATGGTCTGAATGTGCCGGAATATCTGGGTAGCCGTTCTACCTTTGCTTTAGGTAATTTTGGTGGACATGCAGGCCGAGTGTTACGGGCTGGTGACATGGTTAAGATGGTGAATCCTGACCTGCCAGCTGATGGTCTACCTTTGGCGATTGCAGAACCTGAAGCTTTGGCAACAGATCTGATTCCAAGTTATGGCAAGGAATGGAAAATTGGTGTGCTCTATGGTCCGCATGGAGCACCTGATTTCTTTAAAGCTGAATATATTGAGGAGTTTTTTGCATCAAGCTGGAAAGTGCATTTTAACTCGAACCGGTTGGGTATCCGTTTAACCGGACCGACGCCAAGTTGGGCGCGTGAAAATGGTGGTGAAGCTGGATTGCATCCATCCAATGTCCATGACTGTGAATATGCCATTGGTGCAATCAACTTTACCGGTGACTTCCCCGTAATCCTTGCCAAAGATGGTCCGAGCCTGGGGGGCTTTGTCTGTCCGGTGACCATTGCCAAAGCTGAACTCTGGAAAATTGGTCAACTGAAAGCCGATGACACGATTAGCTTCTATCCAATTTCGGTAGAACAGGCCAATGCGCTGGAGCGGCAGCAAATTCAAACCCTCCAAAACTTTGCCAAGGCAGAGATGCCCTACGAGGCTGAAGTCGTGGCAGTTCAAGCAGAAAGTATTCTGGCATTGCGTGAAGCTACACCAGATGCACCAAAAGCTGTATATCGTCAGGCAGGTGACAGTTATATCTTGCTGGAATACGGTGATAACGTACTGGATTTGGCCCTACGCCTGCGCGTACACCGCTTGATGCAACTGATCCGTGAAGCTGATCTTGACGGTATCCTGGAATTATCACCTGGTGTGCGATCCTTGCAGATTAAATATGATGGTCTGCGTTTGAGCCAGCAGCAACTGATTCACTTCCTGCTTGGTCTTGAAGAACAGATGGGTGATTTACGTGACATTAAAATACCTTCAAGAATTATCCATTTACCCATGGCCTTTGAGGACTCGGCGACTCTGGGTGCTGTTGAGCGTTATCAGGAAAGCGTCTGTGCCACAGCCCCCTGGCTTCCGAATAATATTGATTTTATTCAGCGGATTAATGGTTTAAGTCACCGCCAGCAGGTCAAGGACATCATTTTTAATGCCAATTATCTGATTTTAGGGCTAGGTGATGTATATCTGACTGCACCTTGTGCAGTGCCCATTGATCCGCGCCACCGTTTACTGAGTTCCAAATATAATCCGGCCCGTACTTTTACCGCTGAAGGTACAGTCGGGATTGGTGGCATGTATATGTGTATTTATGGCATGGACTCACCGGGTGGCTATCAGTTGATTGGCCGTACCGTACCGATCTGGAATAAGTTTAAAAAGAACAAGCAGTTTGGCGATCAGCAATGGTTCTTACGCTTTTTTGACCAGATTAAATATTATGAGGTCACTGAGGCCGAACTGGATCAGTTCCGTGCTGATTTCGCCCATGGTCTGGCAGAAATCAAAATTGAGGAATGCGAGTTTGACTTTGCAGCATATCAGGATTTCCTTGCTGCAGAACAGGACAGCATTGCCACCTTTAAAGCGCAGCAGCAGGCTGCTTTTAGTGCCGAGGTAGAACGCTGGAAAGACGAGTTTGATGCACCTGTAGAAATAGAAGTGCTGCAGGATGACGCCGATTACAGCCAGTATGTCCCTCTCAACGCCTCTATGACCGGCAATATCTGGAAGATTTTTGTAGAAGCGGGGCAGATTGTGAAAAAAGGCGACACGGTGGCCATCATTGAAGCCATGAAAATGGAACTGCCGGTCTATGCTGACGATGATGGTATCGTTAAGGCGATTATCTGCCGTTCTGGTCAGACTGTACATAGCGGTGAGCCACTGGTCTATATGGAGTAA
- a CDS encoding VOC family protein → MNIAKNTICLWYDDDAEGAARFYAETFPDSSVGAINLAPGDYPSGKEGDVITVEFTVMGVACIGLNGGPDFQHNEAFSFQVATEDQEETDRYWNAIVGNGGQESECGWCKDKWGISWQITPMVLINACNSPDRAAAKRAFNAMMTMKKIDISVIEAAFRG, encoded by the coding sequence ATGAATATTGCGAAGAACACCATCTGCCTTTGGTATGATGACGATGCCGAAGGTGCAGCACGATTTTATGCAGAAACCTTTCCAGACTCCTCAGTTGGCGCGATCAATCTTGCACCCGGAGATTATCCCTCCGGAAAAGAAGGCGATGTTATCACCGTCGAATTTACGGTGATGGGCGTTGCCTGCATTGGACTGAATGGTGGCCCTGACTTTCAACACAATGAAGCATTTTCATTTCAGGTGGCGACTGAAGACCAAGAAGAAACAGACCGATACTGGAATGCCATTGTGGGCAATGGCGGTCAGGAAAGCGAGTGTGGATGGTGTAAAGACAAGTGGGGTATTTCCTGGCAGATTACGCCAATGGTCCTCATCAACGCCTGTAACAGTCCTGACCGTGCTGCGGCCAAGCGCGCATTTAATGCGATGATGACCATGAAGAAAATTGACATCTCCGTGATCGAAGCAGCATTTCGTGGTTAA
- a CDS encoding 5-formyltetrahydrofolate cyclo-ligase produces MTIQELRRYLRKTRRHLSKFEQRQSAQKVLNRLIRSPEFIHAQHIGLYLHAFGEIQTQAIIERCFKLGKQVYLPAICDMNQQLVWIRITQHQYHNKRFAHHRLGMREPMSTRGVHVSNLDLLLMPLLACDTSGTRIGMGGGFYDRTLASAPGRPFRLGLAHDFQLLAQPLKREPWDQPLDALITPTIFIKFKR; encoded by the coding sequence ATGACCATTCAGGAATTAAGAAGATACCTTCGTAAAACACGTCGTCATCTCTCTAAATTTGAGCAAAGGCAGTCCGCACAAAAAGTTCTAAACCGCCTGATCCGCAGTCCAGAATTTATTCACGCCCAACATATTGGCCTGTATTTGCATGCTTTTGGGGAGATTCAGACCCAGGCGATTATTGAACGCTGCTTTAAACTGGGCAAACAGGTGTATCTCCCAGCGATTTGCGACATGAATCAACAGCTGGTCTGGATCCGGATCACCCAGCATCAATATCATAACAAGCGCTTTGCCCATCATCGGCTGGGTATGCGAGAGCCCATGAGCACCCGTGGTGTGCATGTTTCCAACCTGGATTTATTACTCATGCCGCTATTGGCCTGTGATACTTCAGGCACACGGATTGGGATGGGCGGCGGTTTTTATGATCGTACCTTGGCTTCTGCGCCTGGGCGTCCGTTCCGTCTGGGGCTGGCACATGACTTTCAACTGCTGGCACAGCCGTTAAAACGTGAACCATGGGATCAGCCCCTTGATGCTTTAATCACCCCGACAATATTTATAAAGTTCAAACGTTAA